A window from Zingiber officinale cultivar Zhangliang chromosome 7A, Zo_v1.1, whole genome shotgun sequence encodes these proteins:
- the LOC121999469 gene encoding receptor-like protein EIX2, translating into MATAATLKLLRYLFWISLLFLSGSLQLCIEEERKALLNVRSGFPSVDRVLSPWKGNECCSWNGVGCNSITGHVIKLDFSFRYPLHRGIFSNRSEVHPLLFHLKHLKYLDISGNNLSSHQIPGSIGSLTQLQHLDLSGCWFQGEIPYQLGSLSNLRYLSLSFNEISGQIPASFVHLSNLQFLDLSYNNISGEIPENIGNLRNIECLFFCYNQIEGVIPKSIGNLTKMLELNLSANRIVGGLPETIGNLTALQKLDLSGNRINGKIPDSMRNLLQLDVLSISQNNISGSIPDALGSLCNLSTINLSYNSITGSVVEFFEQLSRCRINKALSHDLHDNQFSGLFPSPFERLQRLVFLDLGSNQLSDSVPASLGKLSALMTLSLCSNYLVGDITEAHFANLTNLYYMDISDNNLSVKVSQDWLPPFQAVGIRMGSCNLGPRFPPWVRNQTILNELDISNNGISDAFPDWFWSSCTSNLELDVSQNHMRGMLPRSLECFKDVCKLNLSYNNFEGFIPRMQLSDAYLDFSYNSFSGPIPSSLAENAVYMSLSNNKLNGSIPSSICTGNFLEGIDLGNNDLSGTLPDCFRYESELMILDVSNNKLSGRIPSTLGFLRRLQSVHLNHNRLSGTIPTTLIQCIALVVIDFSWNELSGDILSWIGPELSSLRVLSLRSNKFTGEIPSKLSLMPSLQILDLAHNLFSGLLPPSFGNFTAMMKNQNHKIPSPLDALDYCTESLIIFAKDSSLNFTTTLSFVKSIDLSYNNLSGMIPKELTNLNGLRYLNLSFNFFSGQIPEKIGLMDQLESLDLSKNNLSGKIPSSISALTFLTVLNLSYNNLVGKIPVGPQLQTFTNLSYIENPELCGEPLEIKCLEDNQTNNDGVTEEGHMLEDGGIWYFSGFAPGFIFGFWGFMGVIMIKKSIRIKYILLIDNIIGWFMQM; encoded by the coding sequence ATGGCTACTGCTGCTACACTCAAGCTTCTCCGTTACCTCTTCTGGATTTCTCTCTTATTTCTCTCTGGATCGTTGCAACTCTGcatagaggaagaaaggaaggctcTGCTGAACGTGAGAAGTGGTTTTCCTAGCGTCGATAGAGTGCTATCTCCATGGAAGGGCAATGAGTGTTGCAGTTGGAATGGTGTAGGATGCAACAGCATCACAGGTCATGTtatcaaacttgacttctcttttAGATATCCTTTGCATCGTGGTATTTTTTCCAACAGAAGCGAGGTGCATCCTTTATTGTTTCATTTGAAGCATTTGAAGTATTTAGATATAAGTGGGAACAACTTATCAAGCCATCAAATTCCTGGCTCGATAGGATCTTTAACTCAATTGCAGCACTTGGACCTTTCGGGATGTTGGTTCCAAGGAGAAATTCCCTACCAACTTGGCAGTCTCTCCAACCTGCGTTACTTATCTCTGTCTTTCAACGAGATTTCAGGACAAATTCCAGCATCTTTTGTCCATCTCAGCAATCTGCAGTTCTTGGACCTGAGCTATAATAACATTAGCGGAGAGATACCAGAAAATATTGGCAACCTCAGAAACATAGAATGCTTGTTCTTCTGTTATAATCAGATCGAAGGTGTAATACCAAAAAGCATAGGAAACTTGACTAAAATGTTAGAACTGAACCTTTCTGCTAATAGAATTGTGGGGGGATTACCGGAGACTATTGGCAATCTAACTGCATTGCAGAAGTTGGACTTATCGGGTAATCGGATTAATGGAAAGATACCAGATTCAATGAGAAATCTCCTTCAGCTAGATGTTCTTAGTATCTCTCAGAACAACATAAGCGGATCGATTCCTGATGCCTTGGGAAGTCTATGCAACTTGAGTACAATCAATCTCTCTTATAACAGCATAACAGGGAGTgttgttgaattctttgaacaACTATCAAGATGCAGAATTAACAAAGCTCTTTCCCATGACTTGCATGACAATCAGTTTTCTGGTCTTTTTCCTAGTCCTTTTGAGAGGCTTCAAAGATTAGTTTTTCTTGACCTTGGTTCCAATCAATTGAGCGACTCAGTTCCAGCATCCTTGGGGAAATTGTCTGCATTAATGACCTTAAGTCTATGTTCAAACTATTTGGTTGGAGATATCACAGAAGCCCACTTTGCCAATCTCACAAATTTATATTACATGGATATATCTGACAACAACTTGTCAGTCAAAGTGAGCCAAGATTGGCTTCCTCCATTTCAAGCAGTAGGAATTCGAATGGGTTCCTGCAACTTGGGACCCAGATTTCCTCCATGGGTGCGGAACCAAACCATTTTAAATGAGCTAGACATATCAAACAATGGAATATCAGATGCTTTTCCTGATTGGTTTTGGAGCTCGTGCACATCCAActtggagctagatgtttctCAAAATCATATGAGAGGAATGTTGCCACGCTCTTTAGAATGCTTCAAGGATGTAtgcaaattaaatttaagttacaACAACTTTGAAGGCTTCATACCAAGAATGCAACTTTCGGATGCATATTTGGACTTCTCTTACAATTCCTTCTCTGGACCTATTCCTAGTAGCTTGGCTGAGAATGCTGTGTATATGTCTTTGTCAAACAACAAATTGAATGGTAGTATTCCATCCTCCATTTGTACAGGAAATTTTCTAGAAGGAATCGACCTTGGCAACAATGATTTATCTGGAACACTCCCTGATTGTTTCAGATATGAATCAGAATTGATGATTCTCGACGTTTCAAACAACAAGTTATCCGGCAGGATCCCTAGCACACTTGGATTTTTACGAAGACTCCAATCGGTGCACTTGAATCACAATAGACTCTCTGGCACAATTCCCACAACATTGATACAGTGCATTGCACTTGTGGTAATTGACTTCAGCTGGAATGAATTGTCTGGTGACATACTCAGTTGGATCGGACCAGAACTGTCATCATTAAGAGTCCTTTCTTTGAGGTCAAATAAGTTCACCGGTGAGATTCCATCAAAACTCTCGTTGATGCCTTCACTCCAAATCTTAGATCTTGCTCACAATCTTTTCTCTGGTTTGTTGCCTCCTAGTTTTGGTAATTTCACTGCTATGATGAAAAACCAGAACCATAAAATACCTTCACCACTAGACGCACTTGATTATTGTACCGAGAGCCTCATTATATTTGCCAAAGATTCATCACTTAATTTCACTACTACGCTTTCGTTTGTCAAGAGCATTGACCTCTCGTATAACAATCTCTCGGGCATGATTCCTAAAGAGCTAACAAATCTTAATGGCCTCCGCTACCTCAACTTATCTTTCAATTTCTTTTCTGGACAAATACCCGAGAAAATTGGTCTTATGGACCAATTAGAATCACTTGATCTCTCAAAGAACAATCTCTCTGGTAAAATCCCTTCGAGTATCTCTGCATTAACTTTTCTAACCGTCTTAAACTTGTCTTACAACAATCTTGTCGGGAAAATACCGGTGGGCCCTCAACTTCAAACCTTCACCAACTTGTCTTACATCGAAAATCCTGAGCTTTGTGGGGAACCACTTGAAATCAAATGTCTTGAAGACAACCAAACCAACAATGATGGAGTTACAGAAGAAGGGCACATGCTTGAAGATGGAGGAATTTGGTATTTTAGTGGCTTTGCTCCTGGATTTATATTTGGCTTCTGGGGATTCATGGGCGTAATTATGATCAAGAAGAGCATAAGAATCAAATACATTTTACTCATCGATAACATAATTGGTTGGTTTATGCAAATGTAA